From one Aspergillus fumigatus Af293 chromosome 8, whole genome shotgun sequence genomic stretch:
- a CDS encoding putative oxidoreductase, short-chain dehydrogenase/reductase family: protein MGIRDQRCRCGQCLSPEHQETNIGTGLSAATAEALASGDAAAIILMGKSQAEAQAMIDDINHKHPKAKLIFISVDFGRLASVREAAEAIRKLEVPIDGFVGFPTVMAGPWMKTEDGIESHFQCNYLSNFLLINLVVHLMPAGSRVVIVCSSIRPEAPPPAWDDPNFADGKKYHPLDAYALSIFANVQMVKCLAITGCGRSMATFSVNTGNTKPSLQTVASPEQSARFQVGEDLPLLLQQAPKSASQGIATILRALLDPDISDNCQILALPKIDFPAGEENGRALWTQSEQLVGQEFKRL, encoded by the exons ATGGGGATCAGAGACCAAAGGTGCCGATGTGGTCAATGCCTTTCCCCTGAGCATCAAGAAACGAACAT TGGGACAGGACTgtcagcagcaaccgccgAGGCCCTGGCAAGCGGCGATGCAGCCGCCATTATCCTGATGGGCAAGTCGCAGGCCGAAGCGCAAGCGATGATTGACGATATCAACCACAAACATCCCAAGGCGAAGCTGATATTCATATCGGTGGATTTCGGCCGGTTGGCCTCTGTGCGCGAGGCGGCGGAAGCGATTAGGAAGCTTGAGGTTCCCATCGATGGGTTTGTGGGGTTTCCCACGGTAATGGCTGGACCGTGGATGAAGACGGAGGACGGAATCGAGTCTCACTTCCAGTGCAACTATCTCAGCAATTTCCTCCTGATCAATTTGGTGGTTCACTTGATGCCGGCAGGTTCAAGGGTGGTCATCGTTTGCTCTAGTATCCGGCCTGAAGCGCCGCCGCCGGCCTGGGATGACCCCAATTTCGCA GATGGGAAGAAATATCATCCACTGGACGCATATGCTCTATCGATATTTGCCAACGTTCAGATGGTCAAGTGCCTGGCTATCACTGGCTGTGGACGGTCAATGGCCACATTTTCGGTCAATACTGGAA ACACCAAACCAAGCCTTCAGACCGTTGCTTCGCCAGAGCAG TCAGCCCGGTTTCAAGTGGGAGAAGACCTACCgctgcttcttcaacaaGCGCCAAAGTCGGCGTCCCAGGGGATTGCCACGATTCTCAGAGCTCTTCTCGACCCGGACATCAGTG ATAATTGCCAGATCCTCGCTCTGCCGAAGATTGACTTCCCTGCCGGTGAGGAAAACGGTCGAGCGTTATGGACGCAGAGTGAGCAGCTGGTAGGGCAGGAGTTTAAGCGGCTGTAG
- a CDS encoding putative MFS transporter codes for MAPRGDGDSIPGTFTLVDVDGVLATRHLDRGDRDIVLVPEPSNDPDDPLNWSPRRKLLSTICVSVYTLFAGISTSVVYSVLVQLSEETGVAVDTLNQGTGYMFLLAGWGLLFWQPFALQYGKRLTYILSLVGILATLVWGPYVRSNGEWIGRSILSGFFVAPIEALPEVTVTDVYFTHERGTYMGLYAFFLAGSNYFAPVICGFIAQYQGWQWVFYWPAVFCAVTIAFLFFFMEETNYARKCAETTTVEGILESSTTPSKQGDQEKPLPATGQPDQTECGVMYSKKTYIQKLSIIGPRQPRNNMFRRFYQTLYYLSWPVIFYAGFSYGSYLIWFNVLNATASLILGSAPYNFRSSMVGLSYLACCLGVICGSLFTGRFSDWLTIKLARRNGGVMEAEQRLWPFLACVIIVPGSLLLWGVGAAHEVHWFGLLVAMCLLALASTCGVTLSVNYLVDSYRELSGDAMASVILVRNTMSFAMGYGITPWFEDLGYQNCFVSAAFIGMAISAVFLVMIKWGKTFRARSRDKYWSIVRENQARGMGH; via the exons ATGGCGCCTCGTGGAGACGGTGACAGCATCCCAGGCACGTTCACCCTGGTGGACGTGGATGGTGTATTGGCCACTCGTCACCTTGATAGAGGAGACAGAGATATTGTCCTTGTGCCTGAACCCTCCAATGACCCAGATGATCCCCTAAATTGGTCACCACGGCGCAAGCTACTGTCTACGATCTGTGTGAGCGT GTACACCTTGTTTGCAGGCATCTCAACTTCAGTCGTTTATTCTGTGCTTGTTCAGCTCTCTGAAGAGACCGGTGTTGCGGTGGACACTCTCAACCAGGGAACCGGATATATGTTCTTGCTCGCAGGCTGGGGCCTTCTCTTCTGGCAACCATTTGCGTTGCAGTATGGTAAACGATTGACGTACATTCTCTCATTAGTTGGAATATTG GCTACACTGGTATGGGG TCCTTATGTCCGTTCAAACGGCGAGTGGATTGGCCGCAGCATTCTTTCAGGCTTCTTCGTTGCTCCGATCGAAGCTCTTCCAGAAGTGACCGTCACCGATGTG TACTTTACCCATGAGCGAGGGACGTATATGGGTCTGTACGCCTTTTTCTTGGCCGGGAGCAACTACTTTGCACCAGTGATATGCGGCTTCATCGCCCAATATCAGGGATGGCAATGGGTTTTTTACTGGCCTGCCGTATTCTGCGCTGTTACTATcgctttcctctttttcttcatgGAGGAAACGAACTACGCGCGGAAATGTGCCGAGACAACCACGGTCGAGGGCATCCTAGAATCGTCAACGACCCCCTCCAAGCAAGGTGACCAGGAAAAGCCTCTACCTGCGACGGGACAACCGGATCAAACAGAGTGCGGAGTTATGTACAGCAAGAAAACCTACATTCAGAAGCTGTCAATCATTGGACCTCGGCAACCCAGGAACAACATGTTTAGGCGGTTCTACCAAACGTTGTACTACCTGAGCTGGCCGGTTATCTTCTATGCTGG GTTTTCGTATGGCTCGTATCTGATTTGGTTCAATGTGTTAAATGCCACTGCATCTCTTATTCTGGGGTCGGCACCATATAATTTCCG TTCGTCGATGGTCGGTCTGAGCTATCTCGCATGCTGTCTGGGTGTCATTTGCGG ATCCCTTTTCACCGGAAGATTCAGTGATTGGCTTACTATCAAACTCGCTCGACGGAACGGCGGAGTGATGGAAGCCGAGCAGCGTCTCTGGCCCTTCCTTGCGTGTGTGATTATTGTCCCTGGATCGCTGCTACTCTGGGGTGTGGGTGCAGCCCACGAGGTCCACTGGTTCGGACTTCTAGTCGCGATGTGCCTTCTTGCGCTCGCCAGCACCTGTGGAGTAACCCTGAGCGTCAACTATCTCGTCGACAGCTACAGGGAGCTGAGTGGCGATGCGATGGCTAGTGTGATCTTGGTTCGCAACACAATGTCGTTTGCCATGGGCTACGG TATTACACCCTGGTTTGAAGACCTGGGATACCAGAACTGCTTTGTGTCAGCAGCGTTCATTGGAATGGCCATATCTGCCGTGTTCCTGGTGATGATCAAATGGGGAAAGACATTCCGGGCTCGCAGTCGCGACAAGTATTGGAGCATTGTGAGGGAGAATCAAGCCAGGGGAATGGGACATTGA
- a CDS encoding glycoside hydrolase family 43 protein, with protein MSEPLVKHIYTADPSAHVFNNKLYIYPSHDRETDIQFNDNGDQYDMNDYHVFSLETVGGPVTDHGVVLKDSDIPWVSKQLWAPDAATKNGKYYLYFPARDREGIFRIGVAVSDKPEGPFAPQPNPIRGSYSIDPAAFVDDDGQAYLYFGGIWGGQLQCWSRSAATGEWEFDASKTGPQEPRGEGVKALYPRVARLTEDMLEFEGEIQELQIVDEERRPLAADDHERRFFEAAWMHKYNGKYYFSWSTGDTHYLVYATGDSPLGPFTYRGRILEPVLGWTTHHSIAEFQGKWYLFYHDCSLSGGVDHLRSVKMREIVYDAEGNIKLAE; from the coding sequence atgagCGAACCACTCGTCAAACACATCTACACCGCGGACCCCTCCGCCCATGTCTTCAACAACAAACTATACATCTACCCCTCGCACGACCGCGAGACAGACATCCAGTTCAACGACAATGGCGACCAATACGACATGAACGACTACCACGTCTTCTCGCTGGAGACCGTCGGCGGCCCCGTCACCGACCACGGCGTCGTCCTCAAGGACTCCGACATCCCCTGGGTCTCCAAGCAGCTCTGGGCCCCCGACGCCGCAACCAAGAACGGCAAGTACTACCTGTACTTCCCTGCGCGCGACCGCGAGGGCATCTTCCGCATTGGCGTCGCGGTGAGCGATAAGCCCGAGGGCCCGTTTGCGCCACAGCCCAATCCCATCCGCGGCAGCTACAGCATTGACCCGGCGGCGTTtgtcgacgacgacgggCAGGCGTATCTGTACTTTGGCGGGATCTGGGGCGGGCAGTTGCAGTGCTGGTCCCGCTCGGCGGCGACAGGGGAGTGGGAATTTGATGCGTCGAAGACGGGCCCGCAGGAGCCCCGCGGGGAGGGGGTCAAGGCGCTGTATCCGCGGGTCGCGCGGCTGACGGAGGATATGCTTGAGTTTGAGGGGGAGATTCAAGAGCTGCAGATTGTGGATGAGGAGCGGAGGCCGCTGGCGGCGGATGACCATGAGCGGCGGTTCTTCGAGGCGGCGTGGATGCACAAGTATAACGGCAAATATTACTTCTCGTGGTCGACGGGCGATACGCATTACCTGGTGTATGCGACGGGGGATAGTCCGCTGGGGCCGTTTACGTACCGCGGCCGGATCCTGGAGCCGGTGCTCGGCTGGACGACGCATCATTCTATTGCGGAGTTCCAGGGGAAGTGGTATCTTTTCTATCATGACTGTTCGCTGTCCGGAGGGGTGGATCATCTGCGGAGTGTGAAGATGCGGGAGATTGTGTATGATGCGGAGGGGAATATCAAGCTGGCTGAATGA
- a CDS encoding oligopeptidase family protein, which yields MTIRSMKFTPEVLLGAPRRSGPIPNSSGTLAVYTQTSYSFDSHSKTNEIRVLDIATGRSALITNDPGASSPQWLENSDQLVWLKTKANGNTSFIVGDAREVDKTYTAGTVPGPVSDLKVTVVEPGKIGFAVVGKANPDGSLYNPHDAKKPLSSGRLYTSLFVRHWDSWIEPQRNAIWYGLLQRAPLSPATRQAGRYSVSGLTNLISVCGLTGVESPIPPFGGSGDFDISPSAIVFVAKDPNLNPATHTSCSCYYCPMFSWTGVGALEAKVCTVKGLEGAMSSPVLSSDGSSIALLGMREDGYESDKNRILYVPNPWNGEMIEIFASADGKGQWDLSPSGLTFAKDDQSLFVQVEEQGRGVLYQLPLDNVRHSTPDVLKKLTHSGYVTDVFPLVAKSSNLLIASNSLVDNSLWTIIDTQDTSKVRVISSIGRGGAAFGLSPTQVDEIWFKGAEDHPVHAWVVKPSNFQPGNKYPLAYLIHGGPQGAWNDQWSTRWNPAVFAEQGYVVITPNPRGSTGYGQPFTDAIRGSWGGLPYIDIEKGLDYIEENLDYVDTTRAVALGASYGGYMMNWIQGHPLGRRFKALVTHDGVFSMTSQLASEEQYFPLHDLGGPIWKVPENWEKWDPSRFTEHWQTPHLIIHNELDYRLTIAEGLAAFNVLQMKGIESAFLTFPDENHWVLNPENSLVWHQTVFNWINKYVGLPPVTDEKRDAFSSKKTPLEKRVAGLSLS from the exons ATGACCATTCGATCGATGAAGTTCACTCCAGA GGTCCTCCTGGGAGCTCCCCGCCGCTCTGGACCCATCCCCAACTCTTCCGGGACGCTTGCCGTCTACACGCAGACATCCTACTCCTTCGACTCTCATTCGAAGACCAATGAGATCCGTGTATTAGACATCGCTACCGGCCGATCCGCCCTCATCACGAACGATCCGGGAGCCAGCAGTCCACAATGGCTGGAGAACAGCGACCAGCTGGTGTGGCTGAAGACCAAAGCAAATGGAAACACCAGCTTCATTGTCGGAGATGCGCGGGAGGTCGACAAGACCTACACTGCGGGCACTGTGCCAGGACCTGTGTCCGACCTCAAGGTGACTGTTGTCGAACCGGGCAAAATTGGGTTTGCAGTGGTGGGGAAGGCCAACCCGGATGGGTCATTGTACAACCCACATGACGCCAAAAAGCCTCTCAGTTCAGGTAGGCTGTACACGTCCCTGTTTGTCCGACACTGGGACTCGTGGATTGAGCCACAGCGCAACGCCATTTGGTATGGGTTGCTGCAGCGCGCACCCCTGTCTCCCGCCACTCGACAGGCAGGCAGATATTCCGTCTCTGGGCTGACGAACCTGATCTCGGTCTGCGGGCTGACGGGAGTTGAGTCGCCTATCCCACCTTTTGGCGGCTCAGGCGATTTTGACATCAGCCCGTCAGCAATTGTGTTTGTTGCAAAGGATCCCAACCTCAATCCTGCGACACACACGTCCTGTTCGTGCTACTACTGTCCGATGTTCTCGTGGACCGGTGTAGGCGCACTGGAAGCCAAGGTATGCACAGTCAAGGGTCTTGAGGGTGCTATGTCATCTCCTGTTCTCTCGTCCGATGGCAGCTCGATTGCTCTGCTCGGGATGCGTGAAGATGGCTATGAGTCGGACAAAAACAGAATCCTCTACGTTCCAAATCCTTGGAATGGTGAGATGATTGAGATTTTCGCCTCTGCTGATGGCAAGGGACAGTGGGATCTCAGCCCGTCGGGATTGACGTTTGCCAAGGATGATCAGTCATTATTCGTTCAGGTCGAGGAGCAGGGTCGTGGCGTGTTGTATCAGCTTCCTCTCGACAATGTCCGCCATAGTACACCCGATgtgttgaagaagctcacGCATTCTGGTTATGTTACGGATGTATTCCCTTTGGTGGCGAAATCATCGAATCTGTTGATTGCCAGCAACAGTCTGGTAGACAACAGCTTGTGGACCATCATTGACACCCAGGATACATCCAAGGTCAGGGTTATCTCATCTATTGGCCGTGGAGGCGCCGCCTTTGGTCTTTCACCCACACAGGTGGATGAGATTTGGTTCAAAGGCGCGGAAGATCACCCCGTCCATGCGTGGGTGGTTAAACCGTCCAATTTCCAGCCTGGCAACAAGTATCCGCTCGCTTATCTGATTCATGGGGGCCCTCAGGGCGCATGGAATGACCAATGGAGCACTCGATGGAATCCCGCCGTGTTTGCTGAGCAGGGTTACGTCGTCATTACGCCCAATCCCCGAGGTAGCACCGGGTACGGGCAACCATTCACGGACGCAATCCGTGGTTCTTGGGGAGGCCTACCTTATATCGATATCGAAAAAGGATTGGACTACATCGAGGAGAATTTGGACTACGTTGACACCACGAGAGCCGTCGCACTTGGAGCGTCTTATGGCGGTTATATGATGAACTGGATCCAGGGCCACCCTCTCGGCCGTCGATTCAAGGCGCTTGTCACCCACGATGGTGTTTTCAGCATGACTTCTCAGCTTGCCAGTGAGGAACAGTACTTCCCACTCCATGATCTGGGTGGCCCGATCTGGAAGGTCCCAGAGAACTGGGAGAAGTGGGATCCGTCTCGTTTTACGGAGCATTGGCAGACACcccatctcatcatccacaatgAGCTCGACTACCGTCTGACCATAGCGGAGGGACTTGCAGCGTTCAACGTCCTGCAGATGAAGGGGATCGAGAGCGCCTTCCTGACCTTCCCAGACGAAAACCACTGGGTACTGAATCCGGAGAACTCTCTCGTATGGCACCAGACTGTTTTTAACTGGATCAACAAGTATGTCGGCTTGCCTCCGGTGACCGATGAGAAACGCGACGCTTTTAGCTCGAAGAAGACACCCTTGGAGAAGCGTGTAGCTGGTCTATCCCTTTCATAG